The proteins below come from a single Leptospiraceae bacterium genomic window:
- the rho gene encoding transcription termination factor Rho, whose product MAISKKEDNSIEIEQQYENTQTATSTENQNPNGNHPRSFKKKKKFEGPIPEPIDLVKLKQKAIGELTELAKSMGVENTNGLKKQNLIFAILQSQSEKDGQVHAAGVMERLPDGYGFLRSPDYNYVPGPDDIYVSPSQIKLFGLRTGDTIEGQIRPPKESERFFAMLRVETVNGVPPEVANKRALFDNLTPLYPNARLNMEFDPSHMDTRILDLMIPIGKGQRGLIVAPPRTGKTILMQSIANAITRNHPEVYLIVLLIDERPEEVTDMARNVRGEVVSSTFDEPAQRHVQVAEMVIEKAKRLVEHGRDVVVLLDSITRLARAYNQVIPTSGKILSGGVDSNALHKPKRFFGAARNIEEGGSLTILATALIDTGSKMDEVIFEEFKGTGNMEVHLDRKLSDKRIFPAIDINKSGTRKEELLLRSDILQKVFVLRKVLSPMSITESMELLLDKMRSTKTNEAFLASMNS is encoded by the coding sequence ATGGCAATATCTAAAAAAGAAGACAATTCAATTGAAATAGAACAACAGTACGAAAATACGCAAACAGCGACATCGACTGAAAACCAAAATCCAAATGGCAATCATCCTCGTTCTTTTAAGAAAAAAAAGAAATTCGAAGGTCCGATACCTGAGCCAATCGATTTGGTAAAATTAAAGCAAAAAGCAATCGGAGAATTGACAGAGCTTGCCAAAAGTATGGGTGTCGAAAACACAAACGGTCTCAAAAAACAAAACCTAATATTTGCCATATTACAAAGCCAATCTGAAAAAGATGGACAAGTTCATGCGGCAGGTGTCATGGAAAGACTGCCTGATGGTTATGGCTTCTTGCGCTCGCCTGATTACAATTATGTTCCAGGTCCAGATGATATTTATGTATCCCCTTCCCAAATCAAACTATTTGGTCTTCGAACAGGAGACACTATCGAAGGACAAATTCGTCCCCCAAAAGAATCCGAAAGGTTTTTTGCAATGCTCAGAGTGGAAACTGTAAACGGGGTTCCGCCAGAAGTAGCAAATAAACGAGCGTTATTCGATAACCTAACCCCACTTTATCCAAATGCGAGACTCAACATGGAATTTGATCCGTCACATATGGACACTCGTATTCTCGATTTAATGATTCCAATTGGAAAAGGACAACGCGGACTTATAGTCGCACCTCCTAGAACTGGCAAAACGATTCTAATGCAAAGCATTGCAAATGCAATTACTCGAAATCATCCAGAAGTCTATTTAATCGTATTACTGATTGACGAACGTCCAGAAGAAGTAACTGATATGGCGCGTAACGTACGCGGAGAAGTTGTGAGTTCTACTTTCGACGAACCAGCACAACGTCACGTTCAAGTTGCGGAGATGGTTATCGAAAAAGCAAAACGTTTGGTAGAACATGGTCGTGATGTAGTTGTGTTACTTGACTCTATCACAAGACTTGCACGTGCATATAACCAAGTAATTCCAACTTCAGGAAAAATTCTTTCTGGTGGAGTTGATTCTAATGCTCTTCATAAACCAAAACGATTCTTTGGAGCAGCTCGAAATATCGAAGAAGGTGGATCTCTTACTATTCTAGCAACTGCCCTTATAGACACTGGTTCTAAAATGGACGAGGTGATTTTTGAAGAATTCAAAGGAACTGGAAATATGGAAGTCCATTTAGATAGAAAACTCTCCGACAAGAGAATTTTCCCTGCAATAGACATAAACAAGTCAGGAACTCGAAAAGAAGAGCTTCTACTTCGTTCCGATATTCTACAAAAAGTCTTTGTACTAAGAAAGGTACTTTCCCCTATGAGCATCACAGAAAGTATGGAATTATTGCTAGATAAAATGAGAAGTACTAAGACCAATGAAGCGTTTCTAGCGAGCATGAATTCATAA
- the lpxD gene encoding UDP-3-O-(3-hydroxymyristoyl)glucosamine N-acyltransferase, with product MITLLGLQKLIPDSKIYNTDKPENIQIESVVTLYQDKPNSITYVSEKSYQNDARNSKATAILTLHGWEGLFTHPILAVNHVDLALIEVLNLFYPKQLPSGKREQFTAIHPSAKVGEKTDIGNFVSIGENSIIGKNCIISDGAKIGKNVTIGDDSTVGPNCVIFEGVTIGKRFLCFANTTIGAEGFRYVDAKSILHRIPQVGSVVIGDDVRIGSNTSIDRGGIDDTLIGEGTKIDNDVQIAHNVKIGKHVIVAGATAIAGSAVIEDFCKISGSCAVADHITLPSGTMLAGGSGLRNTPPKKDIYAGWDWNLTFIEFQKFRANVKHILNLNKIVKKVKDIEEKLGMNAKD from the coding sequence ATGATTACTCTACTTGGCCTACAAAAATTAATTCCTGATTCTAAAATTTATAATACCGATAAACCAGAAAATATTCAAATAGAGTCAGTGGTTACGTTATACCAAGACAAACCTAATTCAATCACCTACGTTAGTGAAAAATCCTACCAGAACGATGCTCGAAATTCTAAAGCCACAGCAATCCTTACATTACACGGATGGGAAGGATTGTTTACTCATCCGATTCTTGCAGTAAACCATGTAGATCTTGCTCTCATTGAAGTATTAAACCTTTTTTATCCAAAACAATTACCGTCAGGAAAAAGGGAGCAGTTTACAGCGATTCACCCTTCGGCGAAAGTCGGAGAAAAAACTGATATTGGAAATTTTGTAAGTATCGGAGAAAATTCCATAATCGGAAAAAACTGTATTATTTCCGATGGTGCGAAAATTGGAAAAAATGTAACTATTGGAGACGATTCTACTGTCGGTCCAAATTGCGTTATTTTTGAAGGGGTTACCATTGGAAAACGATTCTTATGTTTTGCTAATACCACAATAGGCGCGGAAGGATTTAGATATGTCGATGCAAAATCTATTCTACATAGAATCCCACAAGTTGGATCCGTTGTTATTGGAGATGATGTTCGAATTGGATCTAATACATCGATCGATCGAGGTGGTATAGACGACACCCTTATAGGGGAAGGAACCAAAATAGATAACGACGTCCAAATAGCGCATAACGTTAAAATTGGAAAACACGTAATAGTTGCTGGTGCTACTGCCATTGCTGGAAGTGCAGTTATAGAAGATTTTTGTAAAATAAGTGGATCATGTGCTGTAGCCGATCATATTACACTTCCTTCTGGAACTATGCTTGCAGGAGGTTCTGGTTTACGCAATACTCCTCCTAAAAAAGATATATACGCAGGTTGGGATTGGAATTTAACATTCATCGAGTTTCAAAAATTCAGAGCCAATGTAAAACATATCCTTAACTTAAACAAAATTGTAAAAAAGGTTAAAGATATAGAGGAAAAACTAGGCATGAACGCAAAGGACTAA
- a CDS encoding DUF1801 domain-containing protein, whose translation MQYNANTPNEYIESLPEDRKEIVSKLRKIILKNLPKGFKEIVGSGMLNYVVPHSIYPAGYHCNPKDPLPFLSLASQKNFIAIYHMGMYADPKLLKWFTSEYPKHSSKKLDMGKSCIRFKKIDAIPFDLISELTKRMSVKEWITIYEKEIKS comes from the coding sequence ATGCAATATAATGCAAATACGCCAAACGAATATATTGAATCTCTACCAGAAGATAGAAAAGAAATAGTTTCGAAACTTAGGAAGATTATCTTGAAAAATTTACCAAAAGGATTTAAGGAAATAGTCGGTTCTGGAATGTTAAATTACGTTGTTCCCCATAGTATTTATCCAGCGGGTTATCACTGTAATCCTAAAGATCCCCTTCCATTTTTAAGTTTGGCTTCACAGAAAAATTTTATAGCAATTTATCATATGGGAATGTATGCTGATCCAAAATTACTTAAGTGGTTTACGTCCGAGTATCCCAAACATTCCAGTAAAAAACTTGATATGGGAAAAAGCTGTATACGATTTAAAAAAATAGATGCAATTCCTTTCGACCTCATTAGTGAATTAACGAAAAGGATGTCTGTTAAAGAGTGGATAACTATATATGAAAAAGAAATAAAGAGCTAA
- a CDS encoding STAS domain-containing protein, which produces MILSASRINDHLIIKILTDVMMDNSKDFYKEFEGIILQNSELKVVSFDFYKVNFMDSSGIGSLIRAASYVKNLHSAVTVFNLNKSLYSVFRLSGLDNIIAIYTYDEFIEIYPELK; this is translated from the coding sequence ATGATTTTAAGCGCATCCCGAATCAACGACCATTTAATCATAAAAATTCTTACTGATGTAATGATGGATAACTCTAAGGATTTTTATAAAGAATTCGAAGGAATTATTTTACAAAACTCAGAATTAAAAGTGGTTAGTTTTGACTTTTATAAAGTAAATTTTATGGACTCTTCCGGAATTGGCTCTTTAATTAGAGCTGCATCTTATGTAAAAAACCTACACTCCGCAGTTACAGTTTTTAATCTAAACAAGTCTTTGTATTCTGTCTTTCGACTTTCTGGCCTAGATAATATCATTGCAATTTATACCTATGATGAATTCATCGAAATTTATCCTGAATTAAAATAA
- a CDS encoding DUF115 domain-containing protein — protein sequence MKEKVTLNQNTISHFAKVWFRNYFVNLDLGFNRDHTGFIFSDSFPFEGKDILFVGAAPILEEQIEWIHRNKDRIYILSSDTACYPLIANGIRPDYILSIDAGRGTIYHFRNLPSDIPIITWLGANSHIFYLPNPIYIYFSTYPLDQVFHSTLFSGEENIIKNPSLNVAGLAKTLTEKFRANRLILSGISFKIQSAKTHCRGTGYEYYNLPKVNRFYPMESYIPNTYKNSISSKNQLALYHLTESKQLIVLHPENIFKIQSESAIYKTKPLSIKLDESNIKKFQKLLKNKTIQTEILKKTGINNSLYNKLI from the coding sequence TTGAAAGAAAAAGTTACTCTCAATCAAAATACGATTTCTCATTTTGCGAAAGTATGGTTTAGAAATTATTTTGTAAACTTGGATCTAGGATTTAATAGAGACCATACTGGATTTATATTTTCCGATAGTTTTCCATTTGAAGGAAAAGATATTTTATTTGTAGGTGCCGCTCCCATTTTAGAAGAACAAATTGAGTGGATTCACAGAAATAAAGATAGAATTTATATTCTGTCTTCGGATACTGCTTGTTATCCTCTTATTGCTAACGGTATTCGTCCTGATTATATTCTTTCTATTGACGCTGGAAGAGGTACGATATATCATTTCCGAAACTTACCTTCAGATATTCCTATAATTACTTGGCTTGGAGCGAATAGCCATATATTTTATTTACCAAATCCAATTTACATTTATTTTTCTACTTATCCACTTGACCAAGTATTTCATTCTACTTTATTCTCAGGAGAGGAAAATATAATAAAAAATCCTTCTCTAAATGTAGCTGGACTTGCTAAGACACTGACGGAAAAATTTCGAGCAAATAGACTTATCCTAAGTGGAATAAGTTTCAAAATACAATCAGCAAAAACTCATTGTAGAGGAACTGGATATGAATATTATAACTTACCAAAGGTAAATCGATTTTATCCGATGGAGTCTTACATTCCGAATACATATAAAAATTCTATTAGTTCCAAAAACCAATTAGCTCTGTATCATCTTACAGAGAGTAAGCAGCTTATTGTATTACATCCAGAAAATATTTTTAAGATTCAATCAGAATCAGCGATATATAAGACAAAACCTCTCTCGATAAAATTGGATGAATCAAATATAAAAAAATTTCAGAAACTTCTGAAAAATAAAACAATTCAAACAGAAATTTTGAAAAAAACTGGAATTAACAATAGTCTTTACAATAAATTAATTTAA
- a CDS encoding TlpA family protein disulfide reductase, which produces MKQIVIFLILTLFNACYSQKQSNFDVSQYEGLDFSGNRVILKDLPLRRLAINVYAPTCIPCVKEIPTLNYLYREISSEKSLGFYIVVDPYDIVPDADTGASFEELYPKAKAVMEKEVLDKKIELPILIMKKPFRVTPGEGLITGRPETLLFKTNPLILYYNFIGPISEENELGIIQNENKVKFFKLMLGGT; this is translated from the coding sequence ATGAAACAAATCGTTATTTTTCTAATTCTCACCCTTTTCAACGCATGTTATTCCCAGAAACAATCAAATTTTGATGTATCCCAATACGAAGGATTGGATTTTTCTGGAAATCGAGTAATTTTAAAGGACTTACCTTTACGAAGGCTTGCAATTAACGTTTATGCGCCTACATGTATACCATGTGTAAAGGAAATCCCCACTCTTAATTATCTATACCGAGAAATTTCTTCCGAGAAATCCCTTGGTTTTTATATCGTAGTGGATCCATATGATATAGTACCAGATGCAGATACAGGAGCTTCATTTGAAGAACTATACCCCAAAGCAAAAGCTGTCATGGAAAAAGAAGTTCTTGATAAAAAAATAGAACTTCCTATTTTAATTATGAAAAAACCTTTTCGCGTAACACCAGGGGAAGGACTCATAACAGGAAGACCTGAAACCTTATTATTCAAAACAAATCCTTTAATTTTATATTATAATTTCATTGGTCCTATCAGTGAAGAAAATGAATTAGGGATAATTCAAAACGAAAACAAAGTAAAATTTTTTAAACTCATGTTAGGAGGAACATAA
- a CDS encoding type 1 glutamine amidotransferase, with translation MRSLIIRFMDCEGPGIIEDSLRKANYTITYHDAYKKGIQIVPESHQIFDIIILMGGPKSVYDPKEDTFFKPYLRLVENTISIPGKKVLGICLGSQIIAKALGAKVEKGNNGLEVGFSKVSILNSAHPIFQHITSSHISTFHLHADTFSLPAGSERLMSSDKYENQMFSYENKAFGIQCHFEVTYPMLEVWWNVHKEIPKVLGSISQEIKTKQIEMEANARILFENIVTTKAN, from the coding sequence ATGAGAAGTTTGATTATTAGATTTATGGATTGTGAAGGTCCAGGAATTATAGAGGACTCACTTCGTAAGGCAAATTACACTATCACATACCACGATGCTTATAAAAAAGGAATACAAATTGTTCCTGAATCCCATCAAATTTTTGATATCATCATACTAATGGGTGGTCCAAAATCTGTCTATGACCCAAAAGAAGATACTTTCTTTAAGCCATATTTACGTTTGGTAGAAAATACAATTTCCATTCCAGGAAAAAAAGTTTTAGGTATTTGCCTAGGATCGCAAATTATTGCAAAGGCACTAGGGGCAAAGGTAGAAAAAGGAAACAATGGATTAGAAGTTGGATTTTCTAAAGTTTCAATTTTAAATTCTGCTCACCCGATATTTCAGCATATTACATCCAGCCATATATCTACGTTTCATCTACATGCGGATACGTTTAGTTTGCCGGCAGGGTCTGAGCGACTAATGTCTAGTGACAAGTATGAAAATCAAATGTTTTCTTACGAAAACAAAGCATTTGGAATTCAATGTCATTTTGAAGTCACTTACCCAATGTTAGAAGTATGGTGGAACGTTCATAAAGAAATTCCGAAAGTTCTCGGCTCAATATCTCAAGAAATTAAAACAAAACAAATAGAAATGGAAGCGAACGCCCGTATCCTTTTCGAAAATATAGTAACGACTAAGGCGAATTAA
- a CDS encoding pentapeptide repeat-containing protein, with protein sequence MTMMNFEKFKEINDTRMNYREMEDASVVSNYRNVGCGDGYRIYLKIDENERITDASYTTTGCGFGITALAMATEIAKDKTVTEAENLTEADIEKLFEFPERRKNYPESAIAALKQALKDFRTGAGVPKEKRITKSKALEILKTKGNLSGEDLSSIILEKENLDGVDFSNSDLHNAYLQNGSYVGSNFSGANLRGSFLNSCDLRNANFRGADLRWAKLAGAKIEGADFTDAIYDIGTRLDSNQVHIFKVMQKAGKDIYMKAEEVA encoded by the coding sequence ATAACTATGATGAACTTCGAAAAATTCAAAGAAATCAATGATACAAGAATGAACTACCGCGAGATGGAAGATGCTTCTGTAGTTTCCAATTATCGGAATGTAGGCTGTGGAGATGGATATAGAATCTATCTCAAGATAGATGAGAATGAGCGGATAACAGACGCTAGCTACACGACTACTGGTTGCGGGTTTGGAATTACGGCTCTAGCAATGGCAACAGAAATTGCAAAAGATAAAACTGTAACAGAGGCAGAAAACTTAACCGAAGCGGACATTGAAAAGCTATTCGAATTTCCAGAGCGCAGAAAAAATTACCCAGAATCAGCCATAGCAGCACTTAAGCAAGCACTCAAAGATTTTAGGACAGGGGCTGGCGTTCCCAAAGAAAAACGAATTACAAAATCCAAAGCACTCGAAATTTTAAAAACCAAAGGGAACCTTTCAGGAGAAGATCTATCAAGTATTATTCTCGAAAAAGAGAATTTAGATGGTGTAGATTTCTCGAATTCCGATCTTCACAATGCTTATTTACAAAATGGCAGTTACGTTGGGTCCAATTTCTCTGGAGCAAATTTGCGTGGTTCATTTTTAAACAGTTGCGATTTGAGAAATGCAAACTTTAGAGGAGCAGATTTACGTTGGGCAAAATTAGCTGGTGCCAAAATAGAAGGTGCTGATTTTACGGATGCGATTTACGATATTGGAACTAGACTTGATTCCAATCAGGTTCATATTTTTAAAGTAATGCAAAAAGCGGGAAAAGACATTTATATGAAAGCAGAGGAAGTTGCATAA
- the rdgB gene encoding RdgB/HAM1 family non-canonical purine NTP pyrophosphatase, producing MNISKLAVASNNQHKIFEFKTILSDKFTLLTPKELGLQFEVEETETTFQGNAKLKSEYLYKISSLPSIADDSGICVSALGGKPGVYSARYGKPKFSDRDRTEYLLENIKGNLDRNAYYYCSIAYTDENGTRFFDGKCEGILAEDYDESGNGFGYDPIFIYPPFNKRFSQVSVQEKNAISHRGIALRELAKFLLN from the coding sequence ATGAATATATCTAAACTCGCGGTAGCCTCAAATAATCAACATAAAATATTTGAATTCAAAACAATTTTATCAGATAAATTTACTCTCCTAACACCAAAAGAGTTGGGACTACAATTTGAAGTGGAAGAAACCGAAACTACCTTTCAAGGAAATGCAAAACTTAAATCCGAATACTTATATAAAATCTCCTCTCTACCGTCTATCGCAGATGATTCTGGAATTTGTGTCAGTGCGTTGGGCGGAAAACCGGGAGTTTACTCTGCTCGTTACGGCAAACCAAAATTTAGCGATAGAGATCGAACAGAATATTTACTTGAAAATATTAAAGGCAACTTAGATAGAAATGCTTATTATTATTGTTCAATTGCCTATACAGATGAAAACGGCACTCGATTTTTTGATGGAAAATGTGAGGGAATACTTGCAGAAGATTATGATGAAAGCGGAAATGGATTTGGTTACGACCCTATTTTTATTTATCCGCCATTCAATAAAAGATTTTCACAGGTATCCGTACAAGAAAAAAATGCAATTTCTCACAGAGGAATTGCATTGAGAGAATTGGCAAAATTTCTATTAAATTGA
- a CDS encoding type B 50S ribosomal protein L31: MKEGIHPNYRDVIFKDISCDFAFKSKSTAKSNETMKWEDGKEYPVVKLEISSASHPFFTDKAKVIMTAGRVDKFKKKYKMK; encoded by the coding sequence ATGAAAGAAGGAATACACCCAAACTATAGAGATGTAATTTTTAAAGACATTTCTTGTGATTTCGCATTTAAATCAAAATCAACTGCAAAATCTAACGAGACAATGAAATGGGAAGACGGAAAAGAATATCCAGTTGTCAAACTTGAAATTTCTAGCGCTTCACATCCTTTCTTCACTGACAAAGCGAAAGTCATTATGACCGCTGGTCGAGTGGACAAATTCAAAAAGAAATACAAAATGAAATAA
- a CDS encoding DNA primase, translated as MSTQEFEIGKLIELARHKKYELTSAGFAALDKIERIAVPKKLKTRKIAVQALHALSEGLVQYGYFSPEERKKLQAEANMSDAPYKGFKGLFSNSAAPVVEEDIEEDFIPQEEEAKHDFVAEGDADEMDAADSEEEEDDDEDDDDEDDDNLDDEDEED; from the coding sequence ATGAGCACACAAGAATTTGAAATTGGTAAACTAATTGAGTTGGCGAGACATAAAAAATACGAGCTAACGTCTGCTGGTTTTGCAGCCCTCGATAAAATTGAAAGAATTGCCGTTCCTAAAAAACTAAAAACCAGAAAAATTGCAGTACAGGCACTCCATGCACTTTCAGAGGGTCTAGTTCAATACGGTTATTTCTCCCCAGAAGAAAGGAAAAAATTACAAGCAGAAGCAAACATGTCTGATGCTCCTTACAAAGGTTTCAAAGGATTATTTTCTAATTCTGCAGCACCTGTTGTAGAAGAGGATATCGAAGAAGATTTTATCCCTCAAGAAGAAGAAGCCAAACACGATTTTGTTGCCGAAGGGGATGCGGACGAAATGGATGCAGCTGATTCTGAAGAAGAAGAGGATGATGACGAAGACGATGATGATGAAGATGATGATAACCTCGATGACGAAGACGAGGAAGATTAA